In Candidatus Stygibacter australis, the following proteins share a genomic window:
- the gltX gene encoding glutamate--tRNA ligase, with the protein MANEIRVRFAPSPTGYLHVGGLRTALYNYLYARKVGGTFILRIEDTDQTRYVEGAVENLLATMKLVGLQADEGPEAGGNYGPYYQSQRTELYRKYALELVEKGAAYYCFCSSEDLDKMREEQQKDGYVTGYDGRCRNIPPAEAAARASAGEDHVIRLKTPDESEVFFYDVVREKVTFDWNMVDDQVLVKSDGFPTYHLANVVDDHLMEISHVIRGEEWLSSVPKHLFLYEQLGWKPPKMAHLPLLLNPDKSKLSKRQGDVAVEDYLNKGFLAETLLNFIALLGWHAKGDQELFTLAELEKEFSLKRVTKSGAVFDIEKLRWMNGHYLKTMDLDKIVTAARPFFIEVFGEIDEEELREFVDYSRPRVATLKEMPLECKTFKEEIEYSEEDRAILQESTAQEMCGFWAEKLSLQSDWSAESVNDLLKQTAENYGVKGKKLYFPLRLAMFGSVHGPELDKIIKLAGKERCIERLNKVRSEK; encoded by the coding sequence ATGGCTAATGAAATCAGAGTAAGATTTGCACCCAGCCCCACAGGTTACCTGCATGTGGGTGGCTTAAGGACGGCTTTATATAATTACCTTTATGCCCGTAAAGTAGGCGGGACATTCATTTTACGGATAGAAGACACAGACCAGACCCGGTATGTGGAAGGGGCAGTGGAAAACCTGCTGGCGACTATGAAACTGGTAGGTTTACAGGCAGATGAAGGACCGGAAGCAGGTGGTAATTATGGACCCTATTACCAAAGTCAACGGACAGAATTATATAGAAAATATGCGCTTGAACTGGTAGAAAAAGGAGCAGCATATTACTGTTTCTGCAGTTCAGAAGATCTGGATAAGATGCGTGAGGAGCAGCAGAAAGACGGCTATGTGACGGGATATGATGGACGTTGCCGTAATATACCACCCGCTGAAGCAGCCGCAAGAGCTAGCGCAGGAGAAGATCATGTGATCAGATTGAAAACTCCTGATGAGAGTGAGGTATTCTTTTATGATGTTGTGAGAGAGAAGGTGACTTTTGACTGGAATATGGTAGATGACCAGGTGCTGGTCAAGAGTGACGGCTTTCCTACCTATCATCTGGCAAACGTGGTTGATGATCATCTGATGGAGATCAGTCACGTGATCAGAGGTGAAGAATGGCTTTCCAGTGTGCCTAAGCATTTATTCCTTTATGAGCAGTTAGGCTGGAAACCACCTAAGATGGCGCATCTGCCATTACTGCTGAATCCTGATAAATCTAAATTAAGCAAGCGACAGGGAGATGTGGCAGTGGAAGATTATCTTAATAAGGGGTTTCTGGCGGAAACATTATTGAACTTCATTGCCCTGCTGGGCTGGCATGCCAAGGGGGATCAGGAATTATTTACTCTGGCAGAGCTCGAGAAGGAATTCTCACTGAAGCGCGTGACGAAATCAGGGGCAGTATTTGATATAGAGAAATTACGCTGGATGAATGGTCATTACCTTAAAACCATGGATCTGGATAAGATCGTAACAGCAGCCAGACCTTTTTTCATAGAGGTATTTGGTGAGATAGATGAAGAAGAATTAAGAGAATTTGTGGATTACAGCAGACCAAGGGTGGCAACCTTGAAAGAGATGCCTTTGGAATGCAAGACGTTTAAAGAAGAGATAGAATATAGCGAGGAGGATAGAGCAATTCTGCAGGAATCCACAGCACAGGAAATGTGTGGATTTTGGGCAGAGAAGCTCAGCTTGCAATCTGACTGGAGTGCAGAAAGCGTGAATGATTTATTGAAGCAGACCGCGGAGAATTATGGAGTGAAAGGTAAGAAACTTTATTTTCCGTTGAGACTGGCGATGTTTGGCAGTGTGCATGGTCCTGAACTGGATAAGATCATAAAGCTGGCGGGAAAAGAACGGTGTATAGAAAGGTTGAATAAAGTGAGAAGTGAGAAGTGA
- a CDS encoding T9SS type A sorting domain-containing protein: protein MKRNSIYLLFIILLSGSQVFAISQTDRGYYLQPSPEVEVTGRVVGSDFPDIGIANAEVTLTGMGTHTGITDEDGYFMIDTVYSDNTYEMIIEAEGYQVFIGEAVIGADDTDLGDIIINEIVFPAYDVIAAQNEYETLAEIIWHSPGQGLVEDYKLYRLLLGDEENEENWIMVAEGISDTVYSDLSWATVEMGVYRYAIKAEYLNNVLSESAFSNWLGKDMLATLEVTLTTNIGDIPEGAIITLEATEPDPDGNYPNPFNPVTNICYEIEENGDVLVNIYNLRGQKVETLVDGYFEAGKHAVIWDADKFGSGIYFVYFESDTRREVKKITILT from the coding sequence ATGAAAAGAAATTCAATTTATTTGTTGTTTATAATTTTATTGTCGGGTTCACAGGTATTTGCTATAAGCCAAACTGATAGGGGGTATTATCTTCAGCCATCTCCTGAGGTAGAAGTAACTGGGCGAGTTGTAGGCTCTGATTTTCCTGATATTGGAATTGCCAATGCAGAGGTAACTTTAACGGGAATGGGAACACATACGGGAATAACTGATGAAGATGGTTATTTCATGATAGATACGGTTTATTCTGATAACACCTATGAGATGATCATTGAGGCAGAAGGCTACCAGGTTTTTATTGGCGAAGCAGTGATCGGAGCAGATGATACTGATCTTGGTGATATAATAATAAATGAAATTGTATTTCCTGCTTATGACGTAATAGCTGCTCAGAACGAATATGAAACTTTGGCTGAGATTATCTGGCACAGTCCCGGACAGGGATTGGTAGAAGACTACAAACTCTATCGTCTGCTGCTGGGAGATGAAGAAAATGAAGAAAACTGGATCATGGTTGCCGAGGGAATATCAGACACGGTTTATAGTGATCTAAGCTGGGCAACAGTGGAGATGGGCGTTTATAGATATGCAATAAAGGCAGAATATTTGAACAATGTGCTTTCAGAATCAGCTTTCAGTAACTGGCTGGGAAAAGATATGCTGGCAACGTTGGAAGTTACTCTAACTACCAATATTGGCGATATTCCAGAGGGAGCGATCATTACTCTGGAGGCAACAGAACCTGATCCCGATGGTAATTATCCTAATCCATTTAATCCGGTAACGAATATCTGTTATGAGATTGAGGAAAACGGTGATGTGCTGGTGAACATCTATAATCTGCGAGGGCAGAAGGTGGAAACGCTGGTAGATGGGTATTTTGAAGCGGGGAAACATGCTGTTATCTGGGATGCTGATAAATTTGGCAGCGGGATATACTTTGTCTATTTTGAAAGTGACACAAGGCGCGAGGTGAAGAAGATCACTATTTTGACGTAG